The following are from one region of the Amedibacterium intestinale genome:
- a CDS encoding PTS sugar transporter subunit IIC: MMKKFESFMEKYLTPIANKMDNQVHLSAVKKAMVAMTPLLLIGSFCLIPEAIPNMIGENNPVSQWILANLDTIYIPYNVGMALMSIYVSAIIAYHLANSYKIDVPGSISMAVIAFLMMAVDYTEDGGIMTTYLGPKGLFAAMFASLIAVELYRWCKKRKFTIKMPESVPDFVSRSFEMIPVSVITIGFFLIVRVVCVNGLHTLPPMIFTNLFAPLVGSMDNPLSFTFLQTLSCLLFFFGIHPSVLSPITSPISTQFLAENVAAFKAHEVIPHFYTGGSISAFANFTGTGVTFGLVFWCLLSKSKAQKQVGRVALIPALFGINEPILFGAPIVLNPIFFIPYVLCGGIIGTIPHWMMAAGLVAKPLYTPPYVGVFLEGFLTNLDYMSIVANLIQLVLSIAIYYPFFKIYEKRELENEKAYEEQKTESAISAEDEALLNDLDLDF, translated from the coding sequence ATGATGAAAAAATTTGAGTCATTTATGGAAAAATATCTGACTCCAATTGCAAATAAGATGGATAATCAAGTGCACCTAAGTGCTGTTAAAAAAGCTATGGTTGCCATGACTCCATTACTATTAATTGGTAGTTTTTGTTTGATTCCAGAAGCAATTCCAAATATGATTGGAGAAAATAACCCTGTTTCACAGTGGATTTTGGCAAATTTAGATACGATTTATATACCTTACAATGTAGGTATGGCATTAATGTCTATTTATGTATCTGCTATTATTGCATATCATTTGGCTAATTCATATAAAATTGATGTTCCAGGTTCTATTTCAATGGCGGTTATTGCATTCTTAATGATGGCAGTAGATTACACTGAAGATGGTGGAATCATGACTACCTATTTGGGGCCAAAAGGTTTATTTGCGGCGATGTTTGCGTCATTGATTGCTGTTGAATTATATCGCTGGTGTAAAAAGCGTAAGTTTACAATTAAGATGCCTGAATCTGTTCCTGATTTTGTTTCTAGATCATTTGAAATGATTCCAGTATCTGTTATTACGATTGGTTTCTTTTTGATCGTTCGTGTGGTTTGTGTAAATGGATTACATACATTGCCACCAATGATTTTCACTAATTTGTTTGCACCTCTTGTTGGATCTATGGATAATCCATTATCATTTACTTTCTTGCAGACACTTAGCTGTTTATTATTCTTCTTTGGTATTCATCCATCTGTATTAAGTCCAATTACAAGTCCAATTTCTACACAGTTCTTAGCAGAGAATGTTGCTGCATTTAAAGCTCATGAAGTGATTCCTCATTTCTATACTGGTGGTTCAATTTCTGCATTTGCTAACTTTACTGGTACAGGAGTTACTTTCGGGCTTGTATTCTGGTGCTTGTTATCTAAATCTAAGGCACAAAAACAAGTTGGGCGTGTTGCTCTTATTCCAGCATTATTTGGAATCAATGAACCTATTCTGTTTGGTGCCCCAATTGTATTAAATCCAATCTTCTTCATTCCATATGTGTTGTGTGGGGGTATTATTGGTACGATTCCACATTGGATGATGGCTGCTGGATTGGTTGCGAAACCTCTGTATACACCTCCATATGTTGGTGTTTTCTTGGAAGGTTTCCTAACAAATCTTGATTATATGTCAATTGTTGCAAATTTAATTCAGTTGGTATTATCAATTGCTATTTACTATCCGTTCTTTAAAATTTATGAAAAACGAGAACTTGAAAATGAAAAGGCATATGAAGAACAGAAAACTGAATCTGCAATTTCAGCAGAAGATGAAGCGTTATTAAATGACTTAGATTTAGATTTCTAG
- a CDS encoding M24 family metallopeptidase, producing MAKRIEKMQEFLKNHNLDALLIKSKTMKKYLDTLTGSGVQILLMRDAGYLILDGRYLTEANEREHDLQIVLHAPHKTGRNYLGTVEELLKKHKCRSLGVESSQMLIKEYRQVEELGVKVCLLDDELAMVRIQKDKEELKIMQEAVGLTDQIYAQVIQNLRIGMSEFEISALIHYFSIKAGAQQMSFDTIVASGERSAMPHGRPTGRKIKAHEPIMMDFGIQYKNYQSDMTRIAFFGKPKPEIEKIYNIVLEAQLAGIKAMKTGALASDVDKAARDIISAYGYGEYFDHGLGHGLGIGDGCEFPIINQKGTIILDEGMMMSCEPGIYVPNLGGIRIEDDVVILDGTGIPLNKTPKEILILKEE from the coding sequence ATGGCTAAGAGAATTGAAAAGATGCAGGAATTTTTGAAAAATCATAATTTAGATGCTCTTTTAATTAAAAGCAAAACGATGAAGAAGTATTTAGATACATTAACAGGAAGCGGAGTGCAAATACTTCTTATGCGTGATGCGGGGTATTTGATTCTAGATGGAAGATATTTAACAGAAGCAAACGAGCGAGAACATGATTTGCAAATAGTATTACATGCTCCACATAAAACAGGGAGAAACTATTTGGGAACTGTAGAGGAATTACTGAAAAAACATAAATGTAGAAGCCTGGGGGTAGAAAGTTCTCAAATGTTAATTAAAGAATATCGCCAAGTGGAAGAGTTGGGAGTTAAAGTTTGCTTGCTTGATGATGAACTTGCTATGGTACGTATTCAAAAAGATAAAGAAGAATTAAAGATTATGCAGGAAGCTGTTGGTCTTACTGATCAGATTTATGCGCAGGTAATTCAAAATCTTCGTATAGGTATGAGTGAGTTTGAAATTAGTGCGTTAATTCATTATTTTTCTATAAAAGCAGGTGCTCAACAGATGTCTTTTGATACAATTGTAGCAAGCGGAGAAAGAAGTGCAATGCCTCATGGAAGACCAACTGGAAGAAAAATTAAAGCACATGAACCTATTATGATGGATTTTGGTATACAATATAAAAATTATCAATCGGATATGACTAGGATAGCCTTTTTTGGTAAGCCTAAACCAGAAATTGAAAAAATATATAATATTGTTCTAGAAGCGCAGCTTGCTGGTATCAAAGCTATGAAAACAGGAGCTTTGGCTAGTGATGTAGATAAAGCGGCACGTGATATTATTAGTGCTTATGGATATGGCGAGTATTTTGATCATGGATTGGGACATGGATTAGGAATCGGTGATGGATGTGAATTTCCTATAATTAACCAAAAAGGAACAATTATTTTAGATGAAGGAATGATGATGTCATGTGAACCAGGTATCTATGTACCAAACCTTGGGGGAATTCGTATTGAGGATGATGTCGTAATTTTAGATGGGACTGGTATACCATTAAATAAAACACCAAAAGAAATATTAATCTTGAAAGAGGAATAA